From Pseudomonas sp. G.S.17, the proteins below share one genomic window:
- a CDS encoding DUF1631 domain-containing protein has protein sequence MQNDEKVVPLNKATPELAANSPLARLPVVLLQVRDKAAQQLKEALQALFDNADDTLFEMADRAQNNTEQNTFFEAMRDLRLKRKSIERAFLDKFYEAFLRLGQYQITEPVLPGAMTFDKLALVHNDDLEKTVAVDAMVAKVLSRDGVALGQLTTRLNQLITQPLSDNSNPMGPAMLCDFFLQAGRSLGVEIKVKLIILKLFEKYVLADADHLYAEANQLLIATGVLPELKALPARRASDRVTRQARASDLADPDLAQAADKLDKGVQEVFSALQELLLQVRGNLAPRHEPNAEARPISSQDLLRLLSHLQQYVPSPDAHDDFDLRNQLEQLLTRVSVKSGKFRVVGGGDEDVINLIAMLFEFILDDRNLPSSLRALIGRLQIPMLKVAVIDKSFFSRGSHPARRLLNEIASAALGWGGRDDYQRDSLYVRVEQIVQRLLNDFVDDPAIFSELLVDFLAFTSDERRRSELLEQRTRDAEEGRARAELARQRVQQELNHRLMGKTLPEVVVRLLQEAWSKVLLLMCLKHGDESAEWAAGLTAMDDLIWSVELHEEAEARQRLLDLVPGLLKALREGLASAAFDPFATSEFFSQLEVLHVQAFQHFSKMQDEAVEGGLPDAEGEGMPGPSMIEVVEEIVLIAPGEQFLNEPALRLPDDDAGLLQVDKLRLGCWVEIQEDEEHRLRCKLAAIVEPSGRYVFVNRTGMKVLEKTRMGLAVEFRRGAIRMLDDALLFDRALESVIGNLRKLKGV, from the coding sequence ATGCAAAACGACGAGAAAGTTGTGCCGTTGAACAAAGCGACCCCTGAACTGGCCGCGAATTCGCCGCTTGCCCGTTTGCCGGTCGTGCTCCTGCAGGTCCGGGACAAGGCTGCGCAGCAGCTCAAGGAAGCCTTGCAGGCGCTGTTCGATAACGCCGACGACACGCTTTTCGAAATGGCGGATCGGGCGCAGAACAACACCGAGCAGAACACCTTCTTTGAAGCCATGCGCGACCTGCGTCTCAAGCGCAAAAGCATCGAGCGGGCCTTTCTCGACAAATTCTACGAAGCGTTCCTGCGCCTTGGTCAGTATCAGATCACCGAGCCGGTGCTCCCGGGGGCCATGACCTTTGACAAGCTGGCCCTGGTGCACAACGACGACCTGGAAAAAACCGTCGCCGTAGATGCCATGGTGGCCAAGGTCCTGAGTCGCGATGGCGTTGCCCTTGGGCAGCTGACGACGCGTCTGAACCAGCTGATAACCCAGCCGTTGAGCGATAACTCGAACCCGATGGGCCCGGCAATGCTCTGCGATTTCTTCCTGCAGGCCGGTCGCAGCCTGGGCGTCGAGATCAAGGTCAAGCTGATCATTCTCAAGCTCTTCGAAAAATACGTACTGGCCGATGCCGATCATTTATATGCCGAAGCCAATCAGCTGTTGATTGCCACTGGCGTGCTGCCCGAACTCAAGGCCTTGCCGGCTCGTCGCGCGTCAGATCGCGTAACCCGCCAGGCTCGCGCCAGCGATCTGGCCGATCCTGATCTGGCCCAGGCTGCCGACAAGCTCGACAAAGGCGTGCAGGAAGTTTTTTCTGCCTTGCAGGAATTGCTGTTGCAGGTGCGCGGCAATCTTGCGCCGCGTCACGAGCCCAATGCCGAAGCCCGTCCGATTTCCAGTCAGGATCTGCTGCGCCTGCTGTCGCACCTGCAGCAATACGTGCCGTCGCCGGACGCCCATGACGATTTCGATCTGCGCAATCAGCTTGAGCAATTGCTGACCCGCGTCAGCGTGAAAAGCGGCAAGTTTCGGGTAGTGGGCGGCGGTGACGAAGACGTGATCAATCTGATCGCCATGCTCTTCGAATTCATCCTCGATGACCGCAACCTGCCGTCGTCGTTGCGTGCGTTGATCGGACGTCTGCAAATTCCGATGCTCAAAGTCGCGGTCATCGACAAAAGCTTTTTCAGTCGCGGCAGCCATCCTGCGCGTCGGCTGCTCAATGAAATCGCCTCCGCAGCCCTTGGCTGGGGCGGACGGGACGACTACCAGCGCGACTCGCTGTATGTGCGCGTCGAACAAATCGTGCAGCGTTTGCTCAACGATTTTGTCGACGACCCGGCGATTTTCTCCGAGCTGTTGGTGGATTTCCTGGCGTTTACCAGCGATGAACGACGCCGCAGTGAACTGCTCGAACAACGTACCCGTGACGCCGAGGAAGGTCGCGCTCGTGCCGAACTGGCGCGTCAGCGTGTGCAGCAGGAACTCAACCACCGTTTGATGGGCAAGACTCTGCCGGAAGTAGTGGTGCGCCTGCTGCAGGAAGCCTGGAGCAAAGTGCTGCTGCTGATGTGTCTCAAGCACGGCGACGAGTCTGCCGAATGGGCAGCGGGTCTGACGGCCATGGACGATCTGATCTGGAGCGTCGAGCTGCACGAAGAAGCCGAAGCCCGTCAGCGCTTGCTGGATCTGGTGCCGGGTTTGCTCAAGGCGCTACGTGAAGGCCTGGCCAGCGCGGCGTTCGATCCTTTCGCCACCAGCGAATTCTTCAGCCAGCTCGAAGTGCTGCATGTGCAGGCGTTTCAGCATTTCTCGAAAATGCAGGACGAGGCCGTCGAAGGCGGTCTTCCGGACGCAGAAGGCGAGGGCATGCCCGGCCCGTCGATGATCGAAGTGGTTGAGGAAATCGTGCTGATCGCGCCCGGCGAGCAATTTCTCAATGAGCCTGCTCTGCGCCTTCCGGACGATGACGCAGGCCTGCTGCAAGTCGACAAGTTGCGGCTGGGTTGCTGGGTCGAGATTCAGGAAGATGAAGAGCACCGCTTGCGCTGCAAACTGGCGGCAATCGTCGAGCCGAGCGGTCGCTATGTGTTCGTCAACCGCACGGGCATGAAAGTCCTGGAAAAAACCCGCATGGGTCTGGCCGTGGAATTCCGCCGTGGCGCCATTCGCATGCTGGACGACGCGCTGCTGTTCGACCGCGCCCTGGAATCGGTGATCGGCAACCTGCGCAAGCTCAAGGGCGTTTGA
- the nadC gene encoding carboxylating nicotinate-nucleotide diphosphorylase — MPNLQLAALTTEIEANVRRALLEDVGSGDITAQLIPAERLAKATVISRDAAVIAGTAWVDAVFRQLDPRVAVHWQVVDGDRVKPDQVLFHLEGPARSLLTGERSALNFLQMLSGVATKAQHYADMVADTQVQLLDTRKTLPGLRLAQKYAVTCGGCHNHRIGLFDAFLIKENHIAASGGIAEAISAAHKIAPGKPVEIEVESLSELRQALDAGADIVMLDELSLDDMREAVTINAGRAKLEASGGINDQTLRVIAETGVDYISIGALTKDVKAVDLSMRLSL; from the coding sequence ATGCCGAATTTACAACTCGCCGCCCTGACCACCGAAATCGAGGCCAATGTGCGCCGGGCGCTGCTGGAAGACGTCGGCAGTGGCGACATCACCGCTCAGCTGATTCCGGCGGAGCGTCTGGCGAAGGCCACGGTGATCTCCCGGGATGCGGCGGTCATCGCCGGTACGGCGTGGGTCGATGCCGTGTTCCGCCAACTGGACCCGCGTGTTGCGGTGCATTGGCAGGTGGTCGACGGTGATCGGGTCAAACCGGACCAGGTACTGTTTCATCTGGAAGGTCCGGCGCGCTCATTGCTGACGGGCGAACGCAGCGCGCTGAACTTCCTGCAAATGCTGTCGGGCGTGGCCACCAAGGCGCAGCATTACGCCGATATGGTCGCTGACACTCAAGTCCAGCTGCTGGATACCCGCAAAACGCTACCCGGCCTGCGCCTGGCGCAGAAGTACGCGGTTACGTGCGGCGGCTGTCATAACCATCGCATTGGTTTGTTCGATGCGTTCCTGATCAAGGAAAACCACATCGCCGCCAGCGGCGGTATTGCCGAGGCCATCAGCGCCGCGCACAAGATTGCGCCCGGCAAGCCGGTGGAAATCGAAGTGGAAAGCCTCAGCGAATTGCGTCAGGCACTGGATGCCGGTGCGGACATTGTCATGCTCGATGAGTTGAGCCTGGACGATATGCGCGAAGCGGTGACGATCAATGCCGGTCGCGCCAAACTCGAAGCCAGCGGCGGTATCAACGACCAGACATTGCGGGTCATCGCCGAAACCGGTGTGGATTACATCTCCATCGGCGCCCTGACCAAGGATGTGAAGGCCGTGGATCTATCGATGCGGTTGAGTCTTTAA
- a CDS encoding outer membrane beta-barrel protein, giving the protein MKRQNWLALLVLSPFPMSAMAGKPQSIEVGGFEFTPTLKVGERYDDNFRTLHNGTLSSWITSLRPTFLLEAQTRKSAYQLEYAVDSETFHDHTDANHVDQQVALRSVLEVDSRNRLKWELGYKRAEETVDTADPLENDKYTLKNALLGYSFGTQSGMNQIDVSAEYEELRYRNSGNLNEDEEHDTRAYVATWYHRLGGRTRGLFELRRSDYDYVMPGSPRNSTGSAALIGFTRDVTAKTSGSLRVGYERKDFDSGAVSDRSSPTWEVGLAWKPRTYSTFELNMRKAFDEGDDGASTVHTTSTRLSWTHKWSGWISSKLDYRHAEREYLGLSRDDTLDAYGASLIYAVNRWAEVSLGYRRWHNDSNVVDERYTRNVYLLNFDLSL; this is encoded by the coding sequence ATGAAAAGGCAAAACTGGCTGGCCCTGCTTGTCCTTTCGCCCTTTCCGATGTCGGCCATGGCCGGTAAACCCCAGAGCATTGAAGTTGGTGGTTTCGAGTTCACGCCGACGCTGAAGGTAGGTGAACGGTATGACGATAACTTTCGCACACTCCACAACGGCACCTTGTCATCGTGGATTACTTCACTGCGCCCCACTTTCCTGCTGGAAGCGCAAACTCGCAAAAGTGCTTATCAACTTGAATACGCCGTGGACAGCGAGACCTTTCACGATCACACCGACGCCAACCATGTGGACCAGCAGGTGGCACTTAGAAGCGTGCTGGAGGTCGATTCGCGCAACCGGTTGAAATGGGAACTGGGTTATAAGCGCGCCGAGGAAACAGTCGATACCGCCGACCCGCTGGAAAACGATAAGTACACCCTGAAGAACGCGCTGCTCGGTTACAGCTTCGGCACACAAAGCGGCATGAACCAGATTGATGTTTCGGCCGAATATGAGGAATTGCGTTATCGCAACAGCGGCAATCTCAACGAAGACGAAGAACACGACACCCGCGCGTATGTCGCCACCTGGTATCACCGGCTTGGTGGACGCACCCGAGGATTGTTCGAATTGCGCCGCAGTGACTACGACTACGTAATGCCGGGCAGCCCGCGCAACAGCACCGGCAGCGCGGCACTGATCGGCTTCACCCGGGATGTCACGGCCAAAACCAGTGGCAGCTTGCGCGTCGGCTATGAACGCAAGGATTTCGACAGTGGCGCGGTCAGCGACCGCAGCAGCCCGACCTGGGAAGTCGGCCTGGCCTGGAAGCCACGCACCTACTCCACCTTCGAGTTGAACATGCGCAAGGCCTTCGATGAAGGTGACGACGGCGCCAGCACGGTCCATACCACCAGCACCCGTTTGAGCTGGACCCACAAATGGTCGGGCTGGATTTCCTCGAAGCTCGACTACCGTCACGCCGAACGCGAATACCTGGGCCTGAGCCGCGACGACACGCTGGACGCCTATGGCGCGTCGCTGATCTACGCCGTCAACCGCTGGGCCGAAGTCAGCCTCGGTTATCGGCGCTGGCATAACGACTCCAACGTCGTCGACGAGCGCTACACGCGCAATGTCTACCTGCTGAACTTCGATTTGAGCCTTTGA
- a CDS encoding polysaccharide biosynthesis/export family protein: MSLGQFCRIALLLIVSGPVFAAPQYKLNSGDILRINVFGETDLSFAEMRLNDAGTFSYPFIGEVNAKGKTPAEVEALLTNKLQDGYLVAPRVSVSVLAYRPFYISGEVKLPGGYPFEPGLTLDRAIALAGGLTERASDRRIYIVRGADTRRSSQKASLNTLVEPGDTITIEQGFF, translated from the coding sequence ATGTCTTTAGGTCAGTTCTGCCGCATTGCGCTTTTGCTCATCGTCAGCGGCCCGGTATTCGCCGCGCCGCAGTACAAACTCAACTCAGGCGACATTCTGCGCATCAATGTGTTTGGTGAAACGGACCTCAGCTTCGCGGAAATGCGGCTTAACGATGCGGGCACCTTTTCCTACCCCTTCATCGGCGAGGTCAACGCCAAAGGCAAGACGCCGGCCGAAGTCGAGGCCCTGCTCACGAACAAACTCCAGGACGGCTATCTGGTCGCGCCCCGCGTCTCGGTCAGCGTGCTGGCTTATCGACCGTTCTACATCAGCGGCGAGGTGAAGTTGCCCGGCGGCTACCCATTCGAACCGGGCCTGACGCTGGATCGGGCGATTGCCCTGGCTGGCGGCCTGACCGAGCGCGCTTCGGACCGGCGTATCTACATCGTGCGCGGTGCCGATACGCGGCGCAGCAGCCAGAAGGCGAGCCTGAACACGCTGGTCGAACCCGGCGACACCATCACCATCGAACAGGGGTTTTTCTGA
- a CDS encoding polysaccharide biosynthesis tyrosine autokinase codes for MSSPVSNFGLPQRYAPIADDRDFIDSRKLGLILWTHKWRIAALAAAATLAVMLILHNITPVYRATASLVIEPKGVTLITFQQPTYDSPNAAVDYLQTQITLIQSRAVAERVVRQLNLTEHPEFDPRQRLHLLREARGEIARLYPGAFPASWLASHSMTPTEVFDATVRELMERTSVGAQGKSQLVNISVSLADRETAALAANALAHGYLDSRLDAQMNESLNASKWMNSRMIELRTQLQESENKLQRYRDAEGLVDVDGVVTLSANELSKTSDRMIDARRQRAEAQSQYAQVKAMLGSKSLANLSSVPAVIGNPVIQQFQANEAQARAKVDELSRRYGDRHPKMIAARSDLAAAQASLRGQVDQVVAGLERNYQLARANEESLRSSVDTSRAQIQDISRKEFKLRELQRDVDSNRTLYETFVTRLRETTATADIGVSNARIVDPAIVPSEPSAPKKSLIASITALLALVLGCVFFLLRDTLHNGFKSGDDIARKLNLPVLGLVPLLQKKSRSSISRQFERNDDAGFTEAIRTLRTAIMLGDTHKRRGLLVITSTLPGEGKSAIAVNLAFALGQLERVLLIEADLRRPNLARSLGMNAAQPGLASLITGQAKIDACIHRVGQVDILTAGEVPPNPLELLASANFGRFIEWARQHYDRIILDSPASDAVSDAAVLCAMADAAIYVIKSDSTPAPLVHQCIDQLLQNGAPLTSVVLNQITPLKGRQGYSQHYRYLPRETTQ; via the coding sequence GTGAGCAGCCCTGTAAGCAACTTCGGGCTGCCGCAGCGCTACGCCCCCATCGCCGACGACCGCGACTTCATCGACTCGCGCAAGCTCGGCCTGATCCTCTGGACTCACAAATGGCGCATCGCCGCACTGGCGGCAGCCGCGACCCTGGCCGTCATGCTGATTCTGCACAACATCACGCCGGTCTATCGCGCCACGGCATCGCTGGTCATCGAGCCCAAGGGCGTAACGCTGATCACATTCCAGCAGCCAACTTACGATTCGCCAAACGCCGCCGTCGACTACCTGCAAACCCAGATCACGCTGATCCAGAGTCGCGCAGTGGCCGAGCGCGTGGTCCGCCAGTTGAACCTGACCGAACACCCCGAGTTCGATCCGCGCCAGCGCCTGCATCTGCTCCGGGAAGCGCGCGGGGAAATTGCCAGGCTTTATCCGGGCGCGTTTCCCGCCAGCTGGCTTGCCAGTCACAGCATGACCCCGACCGAAGTGTTCGACGCCACAGTCCGGGAATTGATGGAACGCACCAGCGTCGGCGCCCAGGGCAAGAGTCAGCTGGTCAATATCAGCGTGAGCCTGGCCGACCGGGAAACCGCCGCGCTGGCGGCCAACGCGCTGGCCCACGGCTATCTCGACAGCCGGCTCGATGCGCAAATGAACGAGTCATTGAACGCATCGAAATGGATGAACAGCCGGATGATCGAGTTGCGTACGCAACTGCAGGAGTCGGAAAACAAACTGCAACGCTATCGCGATGCCGAAGGCCTGGTGGACGTGGACGGCGTGGTCACCCTCAGCGCCAACGAGCTGTCGAAAACCAGTGACCGCATGATCGATGCGCGCCGCCAACGTGCCGAAGCGCAAAGCCAGTACGCGCAGGTGAAGGCGATGCTCGGCTCGAAAAGCCTGGCCAACCTGTCCAGCGTGCCAGCGGTGATCGGCAATCCGGTGATCCAGCAATTCCAGGCCAACGAGGCGCAGGCCAGGGCCAAGGTCGACGAACTGTCGCGCCGCTACGGGGATCGCCATCCGAAAATGATCGCCGCGCGCTCGGACCTCGCGGCCGCTCAGGCGAGTCTGCGCGGTCAGGTCGATCAGGTCGTGGCGGGCCTTGAGCGCAATTACCAGCTGGCCCGCGCCAATGAAGAATCCTTGCGCTCATCGGTGGATACCAGCCGGGCGCAGATTCAGGACATTTCCCGCAAGGAATTCAAACTGCGCGAGCTGCAACGGGACGTGGACAGCAATCGCACCTTGTACGAAACCTTCGTGACGCGTCTGCGCGAGACCACGGCGACCGCTGATATCGGCGTCAGCAATGCGCGCATCGTCGACCCCGCGATTGTGCCCAGCGAACCCAGCGCGCCGAAGAAATCCCTGATCGCGTCAATAACTGCGCTGCTGGCGCTGGTGCTCGGCTGCGTGTTTTTCCTGCTGCGCGACACGCTGCACAATGGCTTCAAATCCGGCGACGACATCGCCAGGAAACTCAACCTGCCAGTACTTGGCCTGGTGCCACTGCTGCAGAAGAAAAGTCGCAGCAGTATTTCCCGGCAGTTCGAACGCAACGACGACGCAGGCTTTACCGAAGCCATTCGCACCTTGCGCACCGCGATCATGCTCGGCGATACCCACAAACGCCGCGGCCTGTTGGTCATCACTTCGACGCTGCCCGGCGAAGGCAAGAGCGCCATTGCGGTCAATCTGGCGTTTGCGTTGGGCCAACTGGAACGGGTGCTGTTGATCGAGGCCGACCTGCGCCGCCCCAATCTGGCGCGCAGTCTTGGCATGAACGCCGCGCAACCCGGCCTCGCTAGCCTGATTACCGGCCAGGCGAAAATAGACGCGTGCATCCACCGCGTCGGCCAGGTGGACATTCTCACTGCGGGCGAGGTGCCGCCCAACCCGCTGGAACTGCTGGCCTCAGCGAACTTCGGACGCTTCATCGAGTGGGCTCGGCAGCATTACGACCGGATCATCCTCGACTCGCCGGCCAGTGATGCGGTCAGCGATGCAGCGGTGCTGTGTGCCATGGCCGACGCGGCGATCTACGTGATCAAGTCCGACAGCACACCCGCGCCGCTGGTTCATCAGTGCATCGACCAACTTCTGCAAAACGGCGCTCCGCTGACCAGCGTGGTGCTCAATCAAATTACCCCGTTGAAAGGACGCCAGGGATACAGCCAGCACTACCGTTATCTGCCTCGTGAAACTACCCAGTAA
- a CDS encoding undecaprenyl-phosphate glucose phosphotransferase yields the protein MLAQRLHPSVNRRGLTFWVQWVCAMGLTALVTCAIIYQDIGAIPYAYRVLMIVGVLGSVPIYSALHVYHKRFGYLTGLLRVLGGWLLLVTALSVLSRVCLDAGDLDNGLLFEAAMAGYLAQCATYLPLRYLVSLHSRWLRKERVSVIIGTCPMAYTLAAQLRQRVPVLGLVATEPGVSSISGQPPVLCELAQLRDLVIGDHVRRVYIALALNMITQIETIYLSLLDLNVDVVWVPDFGSMLLLNQSVSQIEQFPAIYLNETPRSSHPAATLGKEMFDRSLALLALLVLLPVMSAIALAVKLSSRGPVFFRQPRHGCNGEVIQVWKFRSMHVHEDSHVQQATRDDPRITPVGAFLRRTSLDELPQLINVLRGEMALVGPRPHAIAHNQYYGARILAYTARHRIKPGITGLAQVSGFRGETETLEKMQERLEKDLDYINHWSLWLDIKILLKTPFTLFSRNIY from the coding sequence ATGCTTGCTCAACGCCTACATCCGTCGGTCAATCGACGCGGCCTGACTTTCTGGGTGCAATGGGTCTGCGCCATGGGCCTGACCGCGCTCGTGACCTGCGCGATCATATATCAGGACATCGGCGCGATTCCCTACGCCTATCGGGTGCTGATGATCGTCGGCGTGCTCGGTTCGGTGCCGATCTATAGCGCGCTGCATGTCTATCACAAGCGCTTCGGCTACCTGACGGGTTTGCTGCGTGTGCTCGGCGGCTGGCTGCTGCTGGTTACCGCGCTGTCAGTGCTGTCGCGGGTTTGCCTCGACGCTGGCGATCTGGATAACGGCTTGCTGTTCGAGGCCGCAATGGCGGGTTATCTGGCGCAATGCGCGACATACCTGCCCTTGCGGTATCTGGTCAGCCTGCACTCGCGCTGGCTGCGCAAGGAGCGAGTCTCGGTAATCATCGGCACATGCCCCATGGCCTACACCCTGGCGGCACAGCTGCGACAGCGGGTTCCGGTGCTCGGCCTGGTGGCGACCGAACCCGGCGTTTCCTCGATAAGCGGCCAGCCTCCGGTTCTCTGCGAACTGGCGCAGCTGCGCGATCTGGTTATCGGCGATCACGTGCGGCGGGTGTATATCGCCCTGGCACTGAACATGATCACGCAGATTGAAACCATCTACCTGAGCCTGCTGGACCTCAATGTGGATGTGGTCTGGGTGCCGGATTTCGGCAGCATGCTGCTGCTCAATCAATCGGTTTCCCAGATCGAGCAGTTCCCGGCGATTTACCTCAACGAAACCCCGCGCAGCTCCCATCCCGCCGCCACCCTGGGCAAGGAAATGTTCGACCGCAGCCTGGCGCTGCTCGCCTTGCTGGTGCTGCTGCCGGTGATGTCGGCCATTGCCCTGGCGGTGAAGCTCTCGTCACGCGGCCCGGTGTTTTTCCGCCAGCCCCGGCATGGCTGCAACGGCGAAGTCATCCAGGTGTGGAAATTTCGCTCGATGCATGTGCATGAGGACAGCCACGTGCAACAGGCAACCCGCGACGATCCACGGATCACGCCGGTCGGCGCCTTCCTGCGCCGCACCTCGCTGGACGAACTGCCCCAGTTGATCAATGTGCTGCGGGGCGAAATGGCCCTGGTCGGCCCGCGCCCCCACGCGATTGCTCATAACCAGTATTACGGCGCGCGAATCCTCGCTTACACCGCACGCCACCGCATCAAGCCGGGTATCACCGGCCTGGCGCAGGTCAGCGGCTTTCGCGGCGAAACCGAAACCCTGGAAAAGATGCAAGAGCGTCTGGAAAAGGACCTGGACTACATCAATCACTGGTCGCTTTGGCTGGATATCAAAATCCTGCTCAAGACGCCGTTCACGCTGTTCTCGCGCAATATCTATTGA
- a CDS encoding oligosaccharide flippase family protein: MADQESGGAVLPGRGSGWRGRWQQAARARLLRNIATAVSGSAGAQAINLALIPVIMRIYGPEAFGVVGTFQSLTIILIPACALTWPMAIVLPKSDADARGLIILSLWVALSIASVSALLLYFQGPAMASALGIDMLTPYLMLLPIVMFSAAVLEITQQWLYRTQRFSLTARGATLHALVYNATRSLAGLVQASAPVLVVTSALYYVIHSALLLLGMTFKPTANNLAPTNPPTSVSLTKLAAQYRDFPLFRAPQVLINALSVHMPTLVLAASFGAVSAGFFALCLQVLSMPSNFIGKAVGSVYYPRITQAIHTDEPVTRLLVRGVAGMALVGIVPFATLALAGPWLFGLVFGAQWAAAGEYARWLALAEFAGFIAGPCAVAIPALALQKRFLFFEIVSTTLRVVAVFAGALLFKNALAVVMAFAAANTAINLSLIVVVLFEARRWHQRQNRPARDLSSAQESSEHGHG; the protein is encoded by the coding sequence ATGGCTGATCAGGAATCAGGCGGTGCCGTGTTGCCAGGCCGAGGCAGCGGCTGGCGCGGGCGATGGCAGCAGGCGGCCCGCGCGCGCCTGTTGCGCAACATCGCTACGGCGGTGTCCGGCAGTGCCGGGGCGCAGGCGATCAACCTGGCGCTGATTCCCGTCATCATGCGCATCTACGGGCCGGAAGCGTTCGGCGTGGTCGGCACGTTCCAGAGCCTGACCATTATCCTGATTCCGGCGTGTGCGCTGACCTGGCCCATGGCGATTGTCCTGCCCAAAAGCGACGCCGACGCCCGAGGCCTGATCATACTTTCGCTGTGGGTGGCGCTGAGCATCGCGAGCGTGTCCGCACTGCTCCTGTATTTCCAGGGGCCAGCGATGGCCAGCGCGTTGGGCATCGACATGCTGACGCCTTACCTGATGCTGCTGCCCATCGTGATGTTCAGCGCCGCCGTGCTGGAAATCACCCAGCAATGGTTATACCGAACTCAACGCTTCAGCCTTACCGCGCGCGGCGCAACCTTGCATGCGCTGGTCTATAACGCGACGCGCAGCCTCGCCGGACTCGTACAGGCCTCGGCCCCGGTATTGGTGGTGACCAGTGCGCTGTATTACGTGATCCACAGCGCATTGCTGTTGCTGGGCATGACCTTCAAGCCCACCGCAAACAACCTCGCCCCGACCAACCCGCCAACCTCCGTCAGCCTGACGAAACTGGCTGCGCAATATCGGGATTTCCCGCTATTTCGCGCGCCGCAGGTGCTGATCAATGCCCTTTCCGTGCACATGCCGACGCTGGTTCTGGCGGCGTCCTTCGGTGCCGTCTCGGCGGGATTTTTCGCCCTGTGCCTGCAAGTGCTGAGTATGCCAAGCAACTTTATCGGCAAGGCAGTCGGCAGCGTTTATTACCCACGAATCACCCAGGCGATTCACACCGATGAACCGGTTACCAGGCTGTTGGTGCGCGGCGTGGCCGGCATGGCGCTGGTGGGAATCGTGCCGTTCGCCACACTGGCGCTGGCCGGACCCTGGCTGTTCGGGCTGGTGTTCGGCGCGCAGTGGGCGGCCGCTGGCGAATATGCCCGCTGGCTGGCCCTGGCGGAGTTCGCCGGTTTCATCGCGGGCCCCTGCGCTGTGGCGATTCCGGCGCTGGCCCTGCAAAAACGCTTTCTGTTCTTCGAGATTGTCAGCACCACATTGCGGGTCGTGGCGGTCTTCGCTGGGGCACTGCTGTTCAAGAACGCCCTGGCGGTGGTGATGGCCTTCGCGGCGGCCAACACCGCAATCAACCTGAGCCTGATCGTCGTCGTTCTGTTTGAGGCCCGGCGCTGGCATCAACGCCAGAACCGCCCGGCTCGCGATCTCTCGTCTGCGCAGGAGTCATCCGAACATGGCCATGGCTAA